Proteins from a genomic interval of Pseudomonas asplenii:
- a CDS encoding CoA-acylating methylmalonate-semialdehyde dehydrogenase, whose amino-acid sequence MSAIQHLIDGQLVNDSGRTAAVYNPSTGQAIRQVPLASRETIQQAIDSATAAFPAWRKTPAAKRAQVMFRFKQLLEQNEARIAQLISEEHGKTLEDAAGELKRGIENVEYACAAPEVLKGEYSRNVGPNIDAWSDFQPLGVVAGITPFNFPAMVPLWMYPLAIACGNCFILKPSERDPSSTLLIAQLLHEAGLPKGVLNVVHGDKGAVDALIEAPEVKALSFVGSTPIAEYIYAEGTRRGKRVQALGGAKNHAVLMPDADLDNAVSALMGAAYGSCGERCMAISVAVCVGDQVADALVAKLVPQIKALKIGAGTACGLDMGPLVTAAARDKVVGYIDDGLAAGAELVVDGRGFSVAGHEEGYFVGGTLFDRVTPQMRIYKEEIFGPVLCIVRVDSLEAAMQLINEHEYGNGTCIFTRDGEAARLFCDEIEVGMVGVNVPLPVPVAYHSFGGWKRSLFGDLHAYGPDGVRFYTRRKAITQRWPQRASHEASQFAFPSLS is encoded by the coding sequence ATGAGCGCAATCCAGCATTTGATCGATGGCCAGTTGGTCAATGATTCCGGTCGCACCGCTGCGGTGTACAACCCTTCGACCGGCCAGGCCATCCGCCAGGTGCCGTTGGCGAGTCGCGAGACCATCCAGCAGGCCATCGACTCGGCCACGGCGGCATTTCCCGCCTGGCGCAAGACGCCTGCCGCCAAGCGCGCCCAGGTGATGTTCCGTTTCAAGCAACTGCTGGAGCAGAACGAGGCACGCATTGCCCAACTGATCAGTGAAGAACACGGCAAGACCCTGGAAGATGCTGCCGGCGAACTCAAGCGTGGGATCGAGAACGTCGAGTACGCGTGTGCCGCGCCGGAAGTACTGAAGGGCGAATACAGCCGTAACGTCGGACCGAACATCGATGCCTGGTCGGATTTCCAGCCACTGGGCGTGGTAGCGGGGATTACCCCGTTCAACTTCCCGGCCATGGTGCCACTGTGGATGTACCCGCTGGCGATCGCCTGTGGCAACTGCTTCATTCTCAAGCCGTCCGAGCGTGATCCGAGTTCGACGTTGCTGATCGCGCAACTGTTGCATGAAGCCGGCCTGCCCAAAGGCGTGCTGAACGTGGTGCATGGCGACAAGGGCGCGGTGGATGCACTGATCGAGGCGCCGGAAGTGAAGGCGCTGAGTTTCGTCGGTTCGACGCCGATCGCCGAATACATCTATGCCGAGGGCACCAGGCGCGGCAAGCGTGTCCAGGCCCTGGGCGGCGCGAAGAACCATGCGGTGCTGATGCCGGATGCGGATCTGGACAATGCCGTCAGCGCACTGATGGGCGCGGCCTATGGTTCCTGTGGCGAACGCTGCATGGCAATTTCGGTGGCGGTGTGTGTGGGTGATCAGGTGGCGGATGCTCTGGTGGCCAAGCTGGTGCCACAGATCAAGGCGTTGAAGATCGGTGCCGGTACTGCCTGTGGCCTGGATATGGGGCCGCTGGTGACTGCCGCTGCTCGGGACAAGGTGGTCGGCTATATCGATGACGGTCTGGCTGCTGGCGCCGAGCTGGTGGTGGATGGTCGTGGTTTCAGTGTGGCCGGTCATGAGGAGGGCTACTTTGTCGGCGGCACCCTGTTCGACCGTGTAACCCCGCAGATGCGTATCTATAAGGAAGAGATTTTCGGGCCCGTGCTGTGCATCGTTCGCGTGGACAGCCTGGAAGCGGCCATGCAACTGATCAACGAGCACGAATACGGCAACGGTACCTGCATCTTCACCCGTGATGGTGAAGCGGCTCGGCTGTTCTGCGACGAAATCGAAGTCGGCATGGTCGGTGTCAACGTACCGCTGCCGGTGCCGGTGGCCTATCACAGCTTCGGTGGCTGGAAGCGTTCGCTGTTCGGCGACCTGCATGCCTACGGCCCGGATGGTGTGCGCTTCTATACCCGGCGCAAGGCGATCACCCAGCGGTGGCCGCAGCGTGCCAGTCATGAAGCTTCGCAGTTCGCGTTCCCCAGCTTGTCATAA
- a CDS encoding aspartate aminotransferase family protein, translating into MNMPENAPSSLASQLKLDAHWMPYTANRNFQRDPRLIVGAEGSWLIDDKGRRVYDSLSGLWTCGAGHTRKEIQEAVARQLGTLDYSPGFQYGHPLSFQLAEKITALTPGNLNHVFFTDSGSECADTAVKMVRAYWRLKGQPTKTKMIGRARGYHGVNIAGTSLGGVSGNRKLFGQAMHDVDHLPHTLLASNAFSRGMPEQGGIALAEELLKLIELHDASNIAAVFVEPMAGSAGVLVPPQGYLKRLREICDQHSILLVFDEVITGFGRTGAMFGADSFGVTPDLMCIAKQVTNGAIPMGAVIASSEIYQTFMNQPTPEYAVEFPHGYTYSAHPVACAAGLAALDLLQKESLVQSVAEVAPHFENVLHGLKGSKNVIDIRNFGLAGAIQIAPRDGDAIVRPFEAGMALWKAGFYVRFGGDTLQFGPTFNSKPQDLDRLFDAVGEVLSKLD; encoded by the coding sequence ATGAACATGCCAGAAAACGCTCCGTCTTCCTTGGCCAGTCAGCTCAAGCTCGATGCCCACTGGATGCCCTACACCGCCAACCGCAACTTCCAGCGCGATCCGCGACTGATCGTCGGCGCCGAAGGCAGCTGGCTGATCGACGACAAGGGCCGTAGGGTCTATGACTCGTTGTCGGGTCTGTGGACCTGTGGTGCCGGCCACACCCGCAAGGAAATCCAGGAGGCGGTGGCCAGGCAACTGGGCACCCTCGACTACTCGCCGGGCTTCCAGTACGGCCATCCGCTGTCGTTCCAACTGGCAGAGAAAATCACGGCGCTGACCCCGGGCAATCTGAACCACGTGTTCTTCACCGACTCCGGTTCCGAGTGTGCCGACACTGCGGTGAAGATGGTTCGTGCCTACTGGCGGCTGAAAGGCCAGCCGACCAAGACCAAGATGATCGGCCGTGCCCGTGGCTATCACGGGGTGAATATCGCCGGTACCAGCCTCGGTGGTGTGAGTGGCAACCGCAAGCTGTTTGGCCAGGCGATGCACGATGTCGATCACCTGCCTCACACCCTGCTGGCCAGCAACGCCTTCTCCCGTGGCATGCCGGAGCAGGGCGGTATTGCCCTGGCCGAAGAACTGCTCAAGCTGATCGAGCTGCATGATGCCTCGAACATTGCCGCGGTGTTCGTCGAGCCCATGGCTGGTTCCGCCGGTGTGCTGGTGCCGCCGCAGGGCTACCTCAAGCGCCTGCGCGAAATCTGCGACCAGCACAGCATCCTGCTGGTGTTCGACGAGGTGATCACCGGCTTTGGCCGTACCGGCGCGATGTTCGGCGCTGACAGCTTCGGCGTGACCCCGGACCTGATGTGCATCGCCAAGCAAGTCACCAACGGTGCCATCCCGATGGGTGCGGTGATTGCCAGCAGCGAGATCTACCAGACGTTCATGAACCAGCCGACTCCCGAGTATGCAGTGGAATTCCCCCACGGCTACACCTACTCGGCACACCCGGTGGCTTGCGCGGCGGGCCTGGCGGCACTCGATCTGCTGCAGAAGGAAAGTCTGGTGCAAAGCGTGGCCGAAGTCGCGCCGCATTTCGAGAACGTCCTGCATGGCCTCAAGGGCAGCAAGAACGTCATCGACATCCGCAACTTCGGTCTGGCGGGGGCGATCCAGATCGCCCCTCGCGATGGTGACGCCATCGTGCGTCCGTTCGAAGCCGGCATGGCGCTGTGGAAAGCCGGGTTCTATGTGCGCTTTGGTGGCGACACCCTGCAGTTCGGCCCAACCTTCAACAGCAAGCCGCAGGACCTCGATCGCTTGTTCGACGCGGTGGGCGAAGTGCTGAGCAAGCTCGACTGA
- a CDS encoding LysR family transcriptional regulator, whose translation MSSRRPDPLAQVSDFDIRLLRIFRSVVECGGFSAAETVLGIGRSAISQQMSDLEQRLGLRLCQRGRAGFSLTEEGREVYQSALQLLSALESFRTEVNGLHQHLRGELTIGLTDNLVTLPHMRITHALAQLKERGPDVQIQIRMIAPNEVEQGVLDGRLHVGVVPQASALSGLEYQPLYSERSLLYCAVGHPLFYVDDRQLDDARLNSQDAIAPTFRLPAEIQAHYQALNCTASASDREGMAFLILTGRYIGYLPDHYANLWVQQGRLRALKASSRFYDLSLASVTRKGRRPHLVLESFLESLAATR comes from the coding sequence ATGAGCAGCCGCCGCCCCGATCCCCTGGCGCAAGTCAGCGATTTCGATATCCGTCTCTTGCGGATCTTTCGCAGCGTCGTGGAATGCGGTGGCTTCTCGGCAGCGGAGACCGTGCTCGGTATCGGTCGCTCGGCGATCAGTCAGCAGATGAGCGACCTGGAGCAGCGTCTGGGTCTACGCCTGTGCCAGCGCGGGCGGGCGGGGTTTTCTCTGACCGAGGAAGGTCGCGAGGTCTATCAGTCCGCCCTGCAACTGTTGAGTGCACTGGAAAGCTTTCGCACCGAGGTCAACGGCCTGCATCAGCACCTGCGCGGCGAACTGACCATCGGCCTGACCGACAACCTGGTCACCCTGCCCCACATGCGTATCACCCATGCCCTGGCACAACTGAAGGAACGCGGGCCGGACGTGCAGATCCAGATCCGCATGATCGCGCCCAACGAGGTCGAACAAGGGGTCCTCGACGGACGCCTGCACGTCGGCGTAGTACCCCAGGCCAGCGCCCTCTCGGGGTTGGAATACCAGCCTTTGTACAGCGAACGCTCGTTGTTGTACTGCGCGGTGGGGCACCCGCTGTTCTATGTCGATGACCGGCAGTTGGATGACGCCCGCCTCAACAGCCAGGATGCAATCGCCCCGACCTTCCGCCTTCCAGCAGAGATCCAGGCGCATTACCAGGCACTCAACTGCACCGCCAGCGCCTCCGACCGTGAGGGCATGGCGTTCCTGATCCTGACCGGACGTTACATCGGCTACCTGCCGGATCACTACGCCAACCTCTGGGTCCAACAAGGGCGGCTGCGCGCGCTCAAGGCCAGCAGCCGTTTCTACGACCTGAGCCTGGCCTCGGTAACACGCAAGGGTCGGCGCCCGCACCTGGTGCTGGAGAGTTTCCTGGAGAGCCTGGCGGCGACCCGCTGA
- a CDS encoding TetR/AcrR family transcriptional regulator, whose amino-acid sequence MTVEVPAHAGKPASRIRQKNEEAIIKAAEDEFARHGFKGTSMNTIAQNAGLPKANLHYYFTNKLGLYVAVLSNILELWDSTFNHLRAEDDPAEALARYIRAKIEFSRRQPQASRIFAMEIISGGECLSEYFSQDYRTWFQGRANVFQAWIDAGKMDPVDPVHLIFLLWGSTQHYADFATQICRVTGRSRLTKQDMEEAGNNLIRIILKGCGLTPPL is encoded by the coding sequence ATGACCGTTGAAGTCCCTGCCCACGCCGGAAAACCCGCCAGCCGTATTCGCCAGAAAAACGAAGAAGCGATCATCAAGGCCGCCGAAGATGAATTCGCCCGTCATGGTTTCAAAGGCACCAGCATGAACACCATCGCGCAGAATGCCGGACTGCCCAAGGCCAATCTGCATTACTACTTCACCAACAAGCTGGGCTTGTACGTCGCCGTGTTGAGCAACATCCTCGAATTGTGGGACAGCACCTTCAATCACCTCAGAGCCGAGGACGACCCGGCCGAGGCCCTGGCCCGCTACATCCGCGCCAAGATCGAGTTCTCCCGCCGCCAGCCGCAGGCCTCGCGGATCTTCGCCATGGAGATCATCAGCGGCGGCGAATGCCTGAGCGAATACTTCAGCCAGGACTACCGCACCTGGTTCCAGGGCCGGGCCAACGTATTCCAGGCCTGGATCGACGCCGGCAAGATGGACCCGGTCGACCCGGTCCACCTGATCTTCCTGCTCTGGGGCAGCACCCAGCATTATGCCGACTTCGCCACGCAGATCTGCCGCGTCACCGGGCGCTCGCGCCTGACCAAGCAGGACATGGAAGAGGCCGGCAACAACCTGATCCGTATCATCCTCAAAGGCTGTGGCCTGACACCACCGCTCTGA
- a CDS encoding IMPACT family protein codes for MPFTLAGLCEYREEIRKSRFITLAAPVTSAAQAQDFIEQHSDRDATHNCWAWKLADQYRSSDDGEPGGTAGRPILAAIEAQDCDQVAVLVIRWYGGIQLGTGGLARAYGGGANKCLQNAERIELISRVPLRCACSFSELALVKLRVAEAGGLVVAEDFTANGVELQLAVGASLIDTLQRQLADLSRGRILLQR; via the coding sequence ATGCCCTTTACCCTTGCCGGCCTTTGCGAATACCGAGAGGAAATTCGCAAAAGCCGCTTCATCACCCTCGCGGCACCGGTCACCAGCGCTGCCCAGGCTCAGGATTTCATCGAGCAGCACAGTGATCGGGATGCCACTCACAACTGCTGGGCCTGGAAGCTCGCCGACCAGTACCGCAGCAGCGACGACGGCGAGCCCGGCGGCACCGCCGGGCGACCGATCCTGGCCGCCATCGAGGCTCAGGACTGCGACCAGGTCGCGGTACTGGTCATCCGCTGGTACGGCGGCATCCAGCTGGGCACCGGCGGATTGGCCCGAGCCTACGGCGGCGGCGCCAACAAGTGCCTGCAGAATGCCGAGCGTATCGAGCTGATCAGCCGGGTGCCATTGCGCTGTGCCTGCAGCTTCAGCGAACTGGCCCTGGTCAAGCTGCGGGTGGCCGAAGCCGGCGGGCTGGTGGTCGCGGAAGACTTCACCGCCAATGGCGTGGAACTGCAACTGGCCGTCGGCGCCAGCCTGATCGACACCCTGCAACGTCAGCTGGCCGACCTCAGTCGCGGGCGCATTCTCCTGCAGCGATAA
- a CDS encoding MerR family transcriptional regulator → MRIGELAQASAVSRDTLRFYEQRGLIVARRSANGYRDYSPDMLQLVLYIKTAQRLGFSLGEIGNSVAALWNAPDPDSAVTQLLQDKLNLIETRIAELGELRQELQHRLQQSCPLRTQTS, encoded by the coding sequence ATGCGCATCGGTGAGTTAGCCCAGGCCAGCGCCGTCAGCCGCGATACCCTGCGATTCTACGAACAGCGCGGGCTGATCGTTGCTCGGCGCAGTGCCAACGGCTATCGCGACTACTCACCGGACATGCTGCAACTGGTGCTCTATATCAAGACCGCCCAGCGCCTGGGCTTCAGCCTTGGCGAGATCGGCAATAGCGTCGCCGCGCTGTGGAACGCCCCCGATCCGGACAGTGCGGTCACGCAGTTGCTACAGGACAAGCTGAACCTGATCGAGACGCGTATCGCCGAACTTGGCGAGTTGCGCCAGGAGTTGCAACATCGGCTGCAACAGAGTTGTCCTTTGAGAACGCAGACTTCATGA
- a CDS encoding SDR family oxidoreductase, whose amino-acid sequence MSSKNALIIGASRGLGLGLVQQLLADGWNVTATVRDAGKADALKAAGPVQIETLDMDDQAAVGALAERLQGQVFDLLFVNAGVKGPADQKPANATQAQIGQLFLTNAIAPIALAQRFVGQIRSGYGVIAFMSSGLGSVTTPDAPELAFYKASKAALNSMTNSFLSEIEAPTFTVLSMHPGWVKTDMGGEDAQIDVATSTRGLIDQVNAFAGRGGHHFINYKGETIPW is encoded by the coding sequence ATGAGCAGTAAGAACGCATTGATCATCGGCGCCTCACGAGGCCTGGGTCTGGGACTGGTACAGCAACTGCTGGCCGATGGCTGGAACGTCACCGCTACCGTGCGCGATGCCGGCAAGGCAGATGCGCTGAAAGCCGCGGGCCCGGTGCAGATCGAAACCCTGGACATGGACGATCAGGCCGCCGTCGGCGCCCTCGCCGAACGCCTGCAAGGCCAGGTTTTCGACCTGTTGTTCGTCAACGCCGGGGTCAAGGGCCCGGCCGACCAGAAACCAGCCAATGCCACACAGGCGCAGATCGGCCAGTTGTTCCTGACCAACGCCATCGCCCCCATCGCCCTGGCCCAGCGTTTCGTCGGGCAGATCCGTTCCGGCTATGGCGTGATCGCCTTCATGAGTTCGGGGCTGGGCAGCGTGACCACCCCCGATGCGCCGGAATTGGCCTTCTACAAGGCCAGCAAGGCCGCACTGAACTCGATGACCAACAGTTTCCTGAGCGAAATCGAGGCACCGACCTTCACCGTGCTGTCGATGCACCCGGGCTGGGTGAAGACCGACATGGGCGGCGAAGACGCACAGATCGATGTCGCAACCAGCACCCGTGGCCTGATCGACCAGGTGAACGCCTTCGCCGGTCGCGGCGGCCATCACTTCATCAACTACAAGGGCGAGACCATTCCCTGGTAA
- a CDS encoding calcium:proton antiporter: MLTLLREEKFLLLALIMAALAFPLEHALLHNGRGVALISGLVLIGAIVCASLRVAHHAELLAEKVGDPYGTMILTLSAVLVEVVILAIMMSNEASPTLVRDTIYSAVMLDINGILGLAALMGGIKHGEQPYNDDSARTYSVMILTAMGVSMVVPEFIPEADWKVYSAFTIGAMVLLYTLFLRMQVGSHSYFFSYSYPEKKRREPGHEEHPQGNLSRSIAILVLGIVVIGALAEVMSKALDLGLEGTGAPPVITAILVAAISAAPEILTALRAALANRMQSVVNIALGASLSTVILTVPVMEAMALYTGQPFQMAMTPVQTVMVFITLIVSAINLNDGETNAIEGMTHFVLFATFIMLSLLGL, from the coding sequence ATGCTCACTCTGTTACGAGAAGAAAAATTCCTGTTGTTAGCCCTGATCATGGCGGCCCTCGCGTTCCCTCTGGAACACGCGCTGCTGCACAACGGTCGCGGCGTGGCGCTGATTTCCGGGCTGGTACTGATCGGTGCGATCGTCTGTGCCTCGCTGCGTGTGGCCCACCATGCCGAGTTGTTGGCGGAGAAGGTCGGCGATCCCTACGGCACGATGATCCTGACCCTGTCGGCGGTGCTGGTGGAAGTGGTGATCCTGGCGATCATGATGAGCAACGAGGCCTCGCCGACTCTGGTGCGCGACACTATCTATTCGGCAGTGATGCTCGATATCAACGGCATCCTCGGCCTGGCCGCGCTGATGGGCGGGATCAAGCATGGCGAGCAGCCCTACAACGATGACTCGGCACGCACCTACAGCGTGATGATCCTCACCGCGATGGGGGTATCGATGGTGGTACCGGAGTTCATTCCCGAAGCGGACTGGAAAGTCTATTCGGCGTTCACCATCGGCGCGATGGTGCTGTTGTACACCCTGTTCCTGCGCATGCAGGTCGGTTCCCACAGTTATTTCTTCAGCTACAGCTACCCGGAGAAAAAACGCCGGGAGCCCGGTCATGAGGAGCATCCGCAAGGCAATCTGAGCCGGTCCATCGCCATCCTGGTGCTGGGCATCGTGGTGATCGGCGCGCTGGCCGAGGTGATGTCCAAGGCGCTCGACCTGGGACTGGAAGGTACCGGCGCACCGCCGGTGATCACGGCCATTCTGGTGGCGGCGATTTCCGCGGCCCCGGAAATCCTCACGGCCCTGCGCGCGGCGCTGGCCAACCGCATGCAGTCGGTGGTCAATATCGCGCTGGGGGCGTCGTTGTCGACGGTGATCCTGACCGTGCCGGTGATGGAGGCCATGGCGCTCTATACCGGCCAGCCGTTCCAGATGGCGATGACGCCGGTGCAGACGGTGATGGTGTTCATCACCCTGATCGTCAGCGCGATCAACCTCAACGATGGCGAAACCAATGCCATCGAGGGCATGACTCACTTCGTGCTGTTCGCCACGTTCATCATGCTCTCGCTGCTGGGGCTCTAG